The Bos javanicus breed banteng chromosome 18, ARS-OSU_banteng_1.0, whole genome shotgun sequence genome has a segment encoding these proteins:
- the RINL gene encoding ras and Rab interactor-like protein isoform X1: MTAQPEDKASAGPTDQERLIPSQANGAGETPLRVLGTPESLLRLQRTWGVWQIPELDAHSAKALLDLWPPGSFLVIGHHPRQVLVLKTGSSPGEVNTYQIQKLPGGVCLESSKLCMPDLPHLLAFLSASRDILPRTLLLPPPTLGPEDQNTDPLQIGSIQLSTSRRVLFLVNNLYLETHRGWGMEQTLPETTPETAERHGPAPRNPAPHRVSWVEGPLSPEEHHLRPALASLVEEKEDEEEEDDKDDEEGPEDMLTQHVRALARARSSYVAKQFRSFRARLTSGAGGPHRPGDPATELLQDVRHLLTDLQDHLAKDPDVRAVFASRGPGAPQKEEELGPAVEAALYRAVLAPLKPALWMRLRTLRAPELRQLRRRQVALRAEAGPPGAQGAGREKRSPAPALRSRIHARLAHLHAACAPRRKVSLLLAVCSDVYEGLARGENQEPLGADAFLPALTEELIWSPDIGETQLDVEFLMELLDPDELRGEAGYYLTTWFGALYHIAHYEPDRARAHKGLSSEVRASLRQWHRRRTLHRQSPSGDQAKLPFEEPWAMEIMQETKDD; this comes from the exons ATGACGGCCCAGCCAGAGGACAAGGCCTCAGCAGGCCCCACGGACCAGGAGAG ACTAATCCCATCACAGGCGAATGGAGCTGGTGAGACCCCCTTAAGGGTCCTTGGGACCCCAGAGTCACTCCTTCGCCTTCAGAGGACATGGGGGGTGTGGCAGATCCCAGAGCTGGATGCCCACAGTGCGAAAGCCCTTCTGGACCTGTGGCCACCAGGG AGTTTCCTGGTCATAGGACATCATCCCAGACAGGTCCTGGTGTTGAAGACAGGATCTTCACCAGGGGAAGTCAACACCTACCAGATCCAGAAGCTTCCTGGAG GTGTGTGTCTGGAATCCTCTAAGCTCTGCATGCCAGATCTGCCCCATCTCCTGGCCTTCCTATCAGCCAGCAG GGATATTTTGCCTAGAACATTGCTCTTGCCCCCTCCTACCCTGGGGCCCGAAGACCAAAACACAG ATCCTCTGCAGATTGGCAGCATCCAACTCAGCACCTCAAGGAGGGTGCTCTTCCTGGTGAACAACCTCTACCTGGAGACCCACAGAGGATGGGGGATGGAGCAGACCCTGCCAGAGACAACTCCAGAGACTGCGGAGAGACACGGTCCAG CCCCCAGGAACCCAGCCCCTCACCGTGTCTCCTGGGTGGAGGGCCCACTCAGCCCAGAGGAACACCATCTTAGGCCAGCTCTGGCCAGCCtggtggaggagaaggaggatgaggaggaggaggatgacaAAGATGATGAAGAAGGACCTGAGGACATGCTCACTCAGCACGTCCGGGCTCTAGCCAGGGCCCGGAGCAGCTACGTGGCCAAGCAGTTCCGGAGCTTCCGGGCGCGCCTCACCTCAGGTGCTGGGGGCCCCCACAGGCCTGGGGACCCGGCCACAGAGCTGCTTCAGGACGTCCGGCACCTCCTTACTGACCTCCAGGATCACTTAGCAAAGGATCCCGATGTCAGGGCTGTCTTCGCAAGCAGGGGACCTGGGGCCCCCCAGAAGGAGGAGGAGCTAG GCCCCGCAGTGGAGGCGGCCTTGTACCGCGCGGTGCTGGCGCCTCTGAAGCCCGCCCTGTGGATGCGACTCCGCACGCTCCGCGCCCCAGAGCTGCGGCAACTACGGCGGCGACAGGTAGCCCTGCGGGCGGAGGCGGGGCCTCCGGGAGCCCAGGGGGCGGGGCGTGAGAAGCGAAGCCCCGCCCCTGCCCTACGGAGCCGCATTCATGCGCGCCTGGCGCACCTCCACGCCGCCTGCGCCCCGCGCCGCAAGGTGTCGCTCCTGCTGGCTGTGTGCAGTGACGTATACGAGGGTCTGGCTCGTGGGGAGAACCAAG AGCCCCTGGGGGCCGACGCCTTCCTGCCAGCGCTGACAGAGGAACTGATCTGGAGTCCAGACATTGGGGAGACGCAGCTGGACGTAGAGTTTCTCATGGAGCTCCTGGATCCGGACGAACTACGGGGAGAAG CCGGGTACTACCTGACCACGTGGTTTGGGGCGCTGTACCACATTGCCCACTACGAGCCCGACAGGGCCCGTGCGCACAAGGGGCTCAGCTCTGAGGTCCGGGCCTCTCTGCGCCAGTGGCACCGCAGGCGGACGCTGCACAGACAGAGCCCCTCCGGGGACCAG GCCAAGCTGCCCTTTGAGGAACCATGGGCGATGGAGATTATGCAAGAGACCAAAGATGATTAG
- the RINL gene encoding ras and Rab interactor-like protein isoform X2 encodes MPDLPHLLAFLSASRDILPRTLLLPPPTLGPEDQNTDPLQIGSIQLSTSRRVLFLVNNLYLETHRGWGMEQTLPETTPETAERHGPAPRNPAPHRVSWVEGPLSPEEHHLRPALASLVEEKEDEEEEDDKDDEEGPEDMLTQHVRALARARSSYVAKQFRSFRARLTSGAGGPHRPGDPATELLQDVRHLLTDLQDHLAKDPDVRAVFASRGPGAPQKEEELGPAVEAALYRAVLAPLKPALWMRLRTLRAPELRQLRRRQVALRAEAGPPGAQGAGREKRSPAPALRSRIHARLAHLHAACAPRRKVSLLLAVCSDVYEGLARGENQEPLGADAFLPALTEELIWSPDIGETQLDVEFLMELLDPDELRGEAGYYLTTWFGALYHIAHYEPDRARAHKGLSSEVRASLRQWHRRRTLHRQSPSGDQAKLPFEEPWAMEIMQETKDD; translated from the exons ATGCCAGATCTGCCCCATCTCCTGGCCTTCCTATCAGCCAGCAG GGATATTTTGCCTAGAACATTGCTCTTGCCCCCTCCTACCCTGGGGCCCGAAGACCAAAACACAG ATCCTCTGCAGATTGGCAGCATCCAACTCAGCACCTCAAGGAGGGTGCTCTTCCTGGTGAACAACCTCTACCTGGAGACCCACAGAGGATGGGGGATGGAGCAGACCCTGCCAGAGACAACTCCAGAGACTGCGGAGAGACACGGTCCAG CCCCCAGGAACCCAGCCCCTCACCGTGTCTCCTGGGTGGAGGGCCCACTCAGCCCAGAGGAACACCATCTTAGGCCAGCTCTGGCCAGCCtggtggaggagaaggaggatgaggaggaggaggatgacaAAGATGATGAAGAAGGACCTGAGGACATGCTCACTCAGCACGTCCGGGCTCTAGCCAGGGCCCGGAGCAGCTACGTGGCCAAGCAGTTCCGGAGCTTCCGGGCGCGCCTCACCTCAGGTGCTGGGGGCCCCCACAGGCCTGGGGACCCGGCCACAGAGCTGCTTCAGGACGTCCGGCACCTCCTTACTGACCTCCAGGATCACTTAGCAAAGGATCCCGATGTCAGGGCTGTCTTCGCAAGCAGGGGACCTGGGGCCCCCCAGAAGGAGGAGGAGCTAG GCCCCGCAGTGGAGGCGGCCTTGTACCGCGCGGTGCTGGCGCCTCTGAAGCCCGCCCTGTGGATGCGACTCCGCACGCTCCGCGCCCCAGAGCTGCGGCAACTACGGCGGCGACAGGTAGCCCTGCGGGCGGAGGCGGGGCCTCCGGGAGCCCAGGGGGCGGGGCGTGAGAAGCGAAGCCCCGCCCCTGCCCTACGGAGCCGCATTCATGCGCGCCTGGCGCACCTCCACGCCGCCTGCGCCCCGCGCCGCAAGGTGTCGCTCCTGCTGGCTGTGTGCAGTGACGTATACGAGGGTCTGGCTCGTGGGGAGAACCAAG AGCCCCTGGGGGCCGACGCCTTCCTGCCAGCGCTGACAGAGGAACTGATCTGGAGTCCAGACATTGGGGAGACGCAGCTGGACGTAGAGTTTCTCATGGAGCTCCTGGATCCGGACGAACTACGGGGAGAAG CCGGGTACTACCTGACCACGTGGTTTGGGGCGCTGTACCACATTGCCCACTACGAGCCCGACAGGGCCCGTGCGCACAAGGGGCTCAGCTCTGAGGTCCGGGCCTCTCTGCGCCAGTGGCACCGCAGGCGGACGCTGCACAGACAGAGCCCCTCCGGGGACCAG GCCAAGCTGCCCTTTGAGGAACCATGGGCGATGGAGATTATGCAAGAGACCAAAGATGATTAG
- the SIRT2 gene encoding NAD-dependent protein deacetylase sirtuin-2 isoform X1, which translates to MAPGSCSSLTYLGPLLFPVPSRDRAVGDSPEGPRPAPMADPDPSDPEETQAGKVQEAQDSDSDTEAGATGGEAEMDFLRNFFSQTLGLGTQKERLLDELTLEGVSRYMQSERCRRVICLVGAGISTSAGIPDFRSPNTGLYANLEKYRLPYPEAIFEISYFKKHPEPFFALAKELYPGQFKPTICHYFIRLLKEKGLLLRCYTQNIDTLERVAGLEPEDLVEAHGTFYTSHCISSGCRQEYSLSWMKEKIFSEVTPKCEKCQSVVKPDIVFFGENLPARFFSCMQSDFLKVDLLIIMGTSLQVQPFASLIGKAPLSTPRLLINKEKTGQTDPFLGMMMALGGGMDFDSKKAYRDVAWLGDCDQGCLALADLLGWKKELEDLVRKEHASIDAQSGSGASNPTTSASPRNSPPPPTKEEPRTTEGEKPQ; encoded by the exons ATGGCTCCTGGGAGTTGTAGTTCTTTGACCTATCTCGGCCCCCTCCTGTTTCCGGTGCCGTCACGGGATAGAGCAGTCGGTGACAGTCCCGAgggcccccgccccgcgcccatGGCCGATCCGGATC cctctgacCCTGAGGAGACCCAGGCAGGGAAGGTGCAGGAGGCTCAG GACTCAGATTCAGACACTGAGGCAGGAGCCACTGGCGGAGAAGCAGAGA TGGACTTCCTGCGGAATTTCTTCTCCCAGACTCTGGGCCTGGGCACCCAGAAGGAGCGACTCCTGGACGAACTAACCCTGGAAGGAGTGAGCCGCTACATGCAGAGCGAGCGCT GTCGCAGGGTCATCTGTTTGGTGGGAGCTGGAATCTCCACTT ccgcGGGTATCCCTGACTTTCGGTCCCCGAACACGGGCCTCTATGCCAACCTGGAGAAATAccgtcttccctacccagaggcCATCTTTGAAATCAGCTACTTCAAG AAACATCCAGAGCCCTTCTTTGCTCTCGCCAAGGAACTCTATCCTGGGCAGTTCAAG CCCACCATCTGCCACTACTTCATCCGCCTGCTGAAGGAAAAAGGACTGCTCCTGCGCTGCTACACACAG AACATAGACACCCTGGAGCGAGTGGCTGGGCTGGAGCCCGAAGACCTGGTGGAGGCCCACGGCACCTTCTACACGTCCCACTGCATCAGCTCAGGCTGCCGGCAGGAGTACTCACTAAGCTGGATGAAAG AGAAGATCTTCTCCGAGGTGACTCCCAAGTGTGAGAAATGTCAGAGCGTGGTGAAGCCTG ATATCGTGTTCTTCGGCGAGAACCTCCCAGCGCGTTTCTTCTCCTGCATGCAGTCA GACTTCCTGAAGGTGGACCTCCTTATCATCATGGGCACCTCCCTGCAGGTGCAGCCCTTCGCGTCCCTCATTGGCAA GGCGCCCCTGTCGACTCCGCGCCTGCTCATCAACAAGGAGAAGACTGGCCAG acTGACCCTTTCCTCGGGATGATGATGGCCCTCGGAGGAGGCATGGACTTTGACTCCAAGAAGGCCTACAG GGACGTGGCCTGGCTGGGCGACTGTGACCAGGGCTGCCTGGCCCTCGCCGACCTCCTTGGATGGAAG AAGGAGCTGGAGGACCTTGTTCGGAAGGAGCATGCCAGCATAGATGCCCAGTCGGGGTCGGGGGCCTCCAACCCCACTACTTCAGCTTCCCCCAGGAATTCTCCACCACCTCCCACCAAGGAGGAGCCCAGGACCACTGAGGGAGAGAAACCCCAGTGA
- the SIRT2 gene encoding NAD-dependent protein deacetylase sirtuin-2 isoform X2, giving the protein MAPGSCSSLTYLGPLLFPVPSRDRAVGDSPEGPRPAPMADPDPSDPEETQAGKVQEAQDSDSDTEAGATGGEAEMDFLRNFFSQTLGLGTQKERLLDELTLEGVSRYMQSERCRRVICLVGAGISTSAGIPDFRSPNTGLYANLEKYRLPYPEAIFEISYFKKHPEPFFALAKELYPGQFKPTICHYFIRLLKEKGLLLRCYTQNIDTLERVAGLEPEDLVEAHGTFYTSHCISSGCRQEYSLSWMKEKIFSEVTPKCEKCQSVVKPDIVFFGENLPARFFSCMQSDFLKVDLLIIMGTSLQVQPFASLIGKAPLSTPRLLINKEKTGQCHLRSGCGDYPHSAEKETEVQRGQAT; this is encoded by the exons ATGGCTCCTGGGAGTTGTAGTTCTTTGACCTATCTCGGCCCCCTCCTGTTTCCGGTGCCGTCACGGGATAGAGCAGTCGGTGACAGTCCCGAgggcccccgccccgcgcccatGGCCGATCCGGATC cctctgacCCTGAGGAGACCCAGGCAGGGAAGGTGCAGGAGGCTCAG GACTCAGATTCAGACACTGAGGCAGGAGCCACTGGCGGAGAAGCAGAGA TGGACTTCCTGCGGAATTTCTTCTCCCAGACTCTGGGCCTGGGCACCCAGAAGGAGCGACTCCTGGACGAACTAACCCTGGAAGGAGTGAGCCGCTACATGCAGAGCGAGCGCT GTCGCAGGGTCATCTGTTTGGTGGGAGCTGGAATCTCCACTT ccgcGGGTATCCCTGACTTTCGGTCCCCGAACACGGGCCTCTATGCCAACCTGGAGAAATAccgtcttccctacccagaggcCATCTTTGAAATCAGCTACTTCAAG AAACATCCAGAGCCCTTCTTTGCTCTCGCCAAGGAACTCTATCCTGGGCAGTTCAAG CCCACCATCTGCCACTACTTCATCCGCCTGCTGAAGGAAAAAGGACTGCTCCTGCGCTGCTACACACAG AACATAGACACCCTGGAGCGAGTGGCTGGGCTGGAGCCCGAAGACCTGGTGGAGGCCCACGGCACCTTCTACACGTCCCACTGCATCAGCTCAGGCTGCCGGCAGGAGTACTCACTAAGCTGGATGAAAG AGAAGATCTTCTCCGAGGTGACTCCCAAGTGTGAGAAATGTCAGAGCGTGGTGAAGCCTG ATATCGTGTTCTTCGGCGAGAACCTCCCAGCGCGTTTCTTCTCCTGCATGCAGTCA GACTTCCTGAAGGTGGACCTCCTTATCATCATGGGCACCTCCCTGCAGGTGCAGCCCTTCGCGTCCCTCATTGGCAA GGCGCCCCTGTCGACTCCGCGCCTGCTCATCAACAAGGAGAAGACTGGCCAG TGTCATCTTAGGAGTGGGTGTGGTGATTACCCCCACtctgcagagaaggaaactgaggttcagagaggccaGGCCACTTGA